A single Saccharomyces paradoxus chromosome II, complete sequence DNA region contains:
- the ATP1 gene encoding F1F0 ATP synthase subunit alpha (Alpha subunit of the F1 sector of mitochondrial F1F0 ATP synthase~similar to YBL099W), translating to MLARTAAIRSLSRTLINSTRAARPAAAALASTRRLASTKAQPTEVSSILEERIKGVSDEANLNETGRVLAVGDGIARVFGLNNIQAEELVEFSSGVKGMALNLEPGQVGIVLFGSDRLVKEGELVKRTGNIVDVPVGPGLLGRVVDALGNPIDGKGPIDAAGRSRAQVKAPGILPRRSVHEPVQTGLKAVDALVPIGRGQRELIIGDRQTGKTAVALDTILNQKRWNNGSDESKKLYCVYVAVGQKRSTVAQLVQTLEQHDAMKYSIIVAATASEAAPLQYLAPFTAASIGEWFRDNGKHALIVYDDLSKQAVAYRQLSLLLRRPPGREAYPGDVFYLHSRLLERAAKLSEKEGSGSLTALPVIETQGGDVSAYIPTNVISITDGQIFLEAELFYKGIRPAINVGLSVSRVGSAAQVKALKQVAGSLKLFLAQYREVAAFAQFGSDLDASTKQTLVRGERLTQLLKQNQYSPLATEEQVPLIYAGVNGHLDGIELSRIGEFESSFLSYLKSNHNELLTEIREKGELSKELLASLKSATESFVATF from the coding sequence ATGTTGGCTCGTACTGCTGCTATTCGTTCTCTATCGAGAACCTTAATTAACTCTACCAGAGCTGCAAGAcctgctgctgctgctttGGCCTCCACCAGAAGACTAGCTTCTACCAAGGCTCAGCCAACAGAAGTTTCCTCCATCTTGGAGGAAAGAATTAAGGGCGTCTCCGACGAGGCCAATTTGAATGAAACAGGTAGAGTTCTTGCAGTCGGTGATGGTATTGCCCGTGTCTTTGGTTTGAACAACATTCAAGCTGAAGAATTGGTTGAGTTCTCCTCCGGTGTTAAAGGTATGGCTTTGAACTTGGAACCAGGTCAAGTCGGTATTGTTCTTTTCGGTTCCGATAGACTGGTCAAAGAAGGTGAATTGGTCAAGAGAACCGGTAACATTGTTGATGTTCCAGTCGGCCCAGGTCTTTTGGGTAGAGTCGTCGACGCTCTAGGTAACCCTATCGATGGTAAAGGTCCTATTGACGCTGCCGGTCGTTCGAGAGCTCAAGTCAAAGCTCCAGGTATCTTGCCAAGAAGATCTGTCCATGAGCCAGTCCAAACCGGTTTGAAAGCCGTTGACGCCTTGGTTCCTATCGGTAGAGGTCAAAGAGAATTGATCATTGGGGATCGTCAAACAGGTAAGACCGCTGTCGCCTTGGACACCATCCTAAATCAAAAGAGATGGAATAACGGTAGTGACGAATCTAAGAAGCTGTACTGTGTTTATGTTGCCGTTGGACAAAAAAGATCCACCGTTGCTCAATTGGTCCAAACTTTAGAACAACATGATGCCATGAAGTACTCTATTATTGTTGCAGCTACTGCATCTGAAGCCGCTCCCCTACAATACTTGGCTCCTTTTACCGCCGCATCCATTGGTGAATGGTTCAGAGATAATGGAAAGCACGCTTTGATCGTCTACGACGATTTGTCGAAGCAAGCCGTGGCATACCGTCAATTatctttgttgttgagACGTCCTCCTGGTCGTGAAGCCTACCCTGGTGATGTCTTTTACTTGCATTCAAGATTGCTGGAAAGAGCCGCTAAGCTGTCCGAAAAGGAAGGTTCTGGTTCTTTAACTGCCTTGCCCGTTATTGAAACCCAAGGTGGTGATGTCTCCGCTTATATTCCAACCAATGTCATTTCCATTACTGATGGgcaaattttcttggaagCTGAATTATTCTACAAGGGTATCAGACCTGCTATTAATGTCGGTTTGTCCGTCTCTCGTGTCGGTTCTGCTGCCCAAGTTAAGGCTTTGAAGCAAGTTGCTGGTTCCTTGAAATTGTTTTTAGCTCAATACAGAGAAGTCGCTGCTTTTGCTCAATTCGGTTCCGATTTGGATGCCTCCACCAAGCAAACTTTGGTCAGAGGTGAAAGATTGACCCAATTGTTGAAGCAAAATCAATATTCTCCTTTGGCTACAGAGGAACAAGTTCCATTGATTTATGCCGGTGTTAATGGTCATTTGGATGGTATTGAACTATCAAGAATTGGTGAATTtgaatcttctttcttgtcttATCTAAAATCCAACCACAATGAGCTTTTGACTGAAATTAGAGAAAAGGGTGAATTGTCTAAAGAATTGTTGGCATCTCTAAAGAGTGCTACCGAATCCTTTGTTGCCACTTTTTAA
- the ECM21 gene encoding Ecm21p (Protein involved in regulating endocytosis of plasma membrane proteins~similar to YBL101C), translating into MPFITSRPVAKNSSHSLSETDLNQSKGQPFQPSPTKKLGSMQQRRRSSTIRHALSSLLGSANVHSPAVLNNTTKSGTNNGNIRSSNTDAQLLGRKQNKQPPPETRRHSTTAIPGSISDSTTTTPRSSTSDTNRRASGRLSVDQEPRISGGRYSQIEEDSTVLDFDDDHNSSAVASSDLSSTSISRLANSKKLNEQFLSEYLTARGLLGPKTVLSNEYLKISISTSGESVFLPTISSNDDEYLARLNGLNDGTDDAEADFFMDGIDQQEGNTPFPATTAATESGESINENRDALLRENISGDHAGSGSEPNARSVEIDSSMVSYSIAVIVSVKKPVRFADMQLELCSRVKVFWNTGVPPTKTFNEEFYNAASMKWNLNNENFDLFVPLSISPDDQMIENNANDRQMRLFKNIPTEERLYLDKTKTKYNLFNAIDLNKSHLYQPGDYVFLVPVVFSNHIPETIYLPSARVSYRLKLATKAINRKGFYRQDSNSPQPIVSPDSSSSLSSTTSSLKLTETESAQAHRRISNTLFSKVKNHLHMSSHQLKNEESGEEDIFAEYPIKVIRTPPPVAVSTANKPIYINRVWTDSLSYEISFAQKYVSLNSEVPIKIKLAPICKNVCVKRIHVSITERVTFVSKGYEYEYDQTDPVAKDPYNPYYLDFASKRRKERSVSLFEIRTKEKGTRALREEIVENSFNDNLLSYSPFDDDSNLKGNQKERLGITEPIIIETKLKFPKYEDLDKRTAKIIPPYGIDAYTSIPNPENVAVNGPSHRRPSVIGFLSGHKSSKNHEENEKPVYDPKFHQTIIKSNSGLPVKTHTRLNTPKRGLYLDSLHFSNVYCRHKLEIMLRISKPDPECPSKLRHYEVLIDTPIFLVSEECNSGNMELPTYDMATMEGQSNQTPLSMKSDFFGTTCPPPPTFEEAISVPASPIVSPMGSPNIMASYDPDLLSIQQLNLSRTTSVSGPSGYSDDTGLSNANVMNSGISNPAFVSGNSGQGVARARATSVNDRSRFNNLDKLLSTPSPINRSHNSSPTNGSSQVNGTVKIPNAPKETSTDSSDVFFKKGYTLASVKDDEEEEGIASSSSANSLPSHGNEPPRYDEIVPLMSDEE; encoded by the coding sequence ATGCCGTTCATAACATCAAGACCAGTGGCGAAGAATTCCTCTCACTCTTTATCAGAAACAGATTTAAACCAGTCCAAGGGACAGCCGTTTCAACCATCTCCCACCAAGAAATTAGGGTCCATGCAACAACGAAGAAGATCCTCCACCATCAGGCATGCGCTTTCATCGTTACTAGGTAGCGCTAATGTTCACTCACCTGCTGTCTTGAATAATACAACGAAAAGCGGCACTAATAACGGCAACATCAGAAGCAGTAATACAGACGCCCAGCTCCTCGGCAGAAAGCAAAACAAACAGCCGCCGCCAGAGACGAGGCGACACAGTACCACTGCAATCCCGGGCTCTATCAGCGATAGCACTACTACAACTCCAAGATCCTCGACTTCCGACACTAACCGCCGTGCTTCTGGAAGATTGTCGGTAGACCAAGAGCCCAGAATATCAGGGGGACGCTATTCACAAATTGAGGAGGATAGCACGGTGCTagattttgatgatgacCATAATTCATCGGCCGTAGCGTCAAGCGATTTATCGTCAACTTCTATCTCAAGGTTGGCGAACTCGAAAAAGCTTAACGAGCAGTTTCTCTCAGAATACTTAACCGCCAGGGGTCTCCTGGGTCCCAAAACAGTTTTATCCAATGAATacttgaaaatttccatATCTACTAGTGGTGAAAGCGTTTTCCTACCAACAATATCCTCGAATGACGATGAGTATCTGGCTAGACTAAACGGGCTCAATGATGGTACGGACGATGCTGAGGCTGATTTTTTCATGGATGGTATAGACCAGCAAGAAGGTAACACTCCTTTTCCCGCTACGACGGCGGCTACCGAAAGTGGTGAGAGcataaatgaaaatagaGATGCACTCTTAAGGGAAAATATTTCAGGAGACCACGCAGGCTCCGGTTCGGAACCCAATGCACGGTCTGTTGAAATCGACAGTTCCATGGTCTCCTACAGCATAGCAGTTATAGTGTCCGTTAAGAAACCAGTTCGATTTGCGGACATGCAATTAGAATTATGTTCAAGGGTTAAAGTGTTTTGGAATACAGGTGTTCCTCCAACAAAGACATTTAATGAGGAGTTTTATAATGCTGCGTCAATGAAATGGAATttgaataatgaaaacTTCGATTTGTTTGTACCATTAAGCATATCTCCAGATGATCAGATGATTGAAAACAACGCGAACGATCGTCAAATGAGATTATTCAAGAATATTCCTACGGAGGAAAGACTGTATTTAGACAAAACTAAAACAAAATACAACCTTTTCAATGCCATAGACTTAAACAAGAGTCATCTTTACCAACCTGGAGACTACGTATTCTTAGTACCGGTGGTTTTCTCTAATCATATTCCAGAAACTATCTATTTACCCTCTGCGCGCGTTAGTTATAGACTAAAGCTTGCCACAAAGGCAATCAATAGAAAAGGTTTCTATCGTCAAGATTCAAACTCTCCACAACCTATTGTGTCGCCAGACTCTTCCTCATCACTAAGCTCTACCACATCTTCATTAAAACTTACCGAGACAGAATCTGCTCAGGCCCATAGGAGGATAAGCAACACTTTGTTCAGTAAGGTTAAAAATCATCTACACATGAGTTCCCATCAActtaaaaatgaagaatcGGGCGAAGAGGACATTTTTGCAGAGTATCCAATTAAAGTTATCAGGACTCCACCACCCGTTGCAGTATCCACCGCAAATAAACCCATCTACATTAATAGGGTTTGGACAGATTCTTTGTCTTACGAAATCTCTTTTGCTCAGAAATACGTGTCACTAAATAGTGAAGTGCCAATCAAGATTAAACTGGCACCAATCTGCAAAAACGTTTGCGTCAAACGTATTCATGTCAGTATCACTGAAAGAGTCACATTTGTTAGTAAAGGTTACGAATATGAATACGATCAAACAGATCCTGTGGCTAAAGATCCTTACAATCCCTATTATTTAGATTTTGCCTccaagagaagaaaagaaagaagtgtatcattatttgaaattagAACTAAGGAAAAGGGCACAAGAGCTCTGAGGGAAGAGATTGTTGAAAATTCATTTAATGACAATCTCTTATCTTATAGCCCTTTTGACGACGACAGCAATTTAAAAGGGAATCAGAAAGAAAGGCTCGGTATAACGGAACCAATAATCATTGAAACAAAGTTGAAGTTTCCCAAGTACGAAGACTTGGATAAAAGAACCGCCAAGATAATACCACCTTATGGGATCGATGCATACACAAGTATCCCCAATCCTGAAAATGTGGCAGTTAACGGACCGTCGCACCGTCGCCCGAGTGTAATAGGTTTTTTATCCGGCCATAAAAGCTCGAAAAAtcatgaagaaaatgagaaaCCAGTTTATGATCCAAAATTCCATCAAACAATAATCAAATCCAACTCTGGGCTGCCCGTGAAAACGCATACCAGATTAAACACACCAAAAAGAGGCCTGTACTTGGATAGTTTACACTTCAGTAATGTTTACTGTAGACATAAGCTGGAAATTATGCTAAGAATCAGTAAGCCTGATCCTGAGTGTCCATCCAAATTAAGACATTATGAGGTCCTAATTGATACGCCTATATTCCTGGTATCTGAAGAGTGCAACAGTGGTAATATGGAGTTGCCCACTTATGATATGGCCACAATGGAAGGCCAAAGCAACCAAACTCCCTTGAGTATGAAAAGCGACTTCTTTGGAACCACATGCCCGCCGCCTCCCACTTTCGAAGAAGCCATATCCGTTCCAGCTTCTCCTATCGTCTCACCGATGGGATCACCTAACATTATGGCTTCGTATGACCCTGATTTGCTATCTATACAGCAATTGAACTTATCAAGAACTACATCAGTTAGTGGGCCATCCGGATACAGCGATGATACTGGCCTGTCGAATGCTAACGTCATGAACAGCGGTATTTCGAATCCCGCATTTGTTTCAGGCAATAGTGGCCAAGGAGTTGCTAGAGCAAGAGCTACGTCAGTAAATGATAGATCGAGATTCAATAATCTTGATAAATTATTGAGCACTCCATCGCCCATCAATAGGTCTCATAATTCCTCACCAACAAATGGCTCGTCACAAGTAAATGGCACTGTTAAGATTCCAAACGCTCCCAAAGAAACCTCTACCGATAGTTCGGacgtatttttcaaaaaaggtTACACTTTAGCAAGTGTCAaagacgatgaagaagaggaaggaATAGCAAGTTCAAGTTCAGCAAATTCGCTACCTTCTCATGGCAATGAGCCTCCCCGTTATGATGAAATAGTGCCTTTAATGAGTGATGAAGagtga